The following are encoded together in the Gasterosteus aculeatus chromosome 7, fGasAcu3.hap1.1, whole genome shotgun sequence genome:
- the serpine1 gene encoding plasminogen activator inhibitor 1, protein MLCVYTFLLLTLSGAALGSLQDKQTDFGLKVFSMLARDSVDQNVALSPYGVSSVLAMAQLGAAGNTRKALTAAMGFSLQERGMSRQQRLLQRDLSSEVAVDTASGVMVERKMSLEKGYRRALAKAFQSHPNQVDFNKPDQAVSIINSWVSDHTAGAIPEFLAPGSLTDETRLVLLNALHFQGLWKVPFDPKLTQERMFHCANGSNVPVHMMTLTNRYNYGEFVTADGIDYDVIEVPYEGDRLSMLLVSPFEPEVPLSTLSADLSSKTIKQWRRELRSVKRQLAMPRFTLNSEVNLKAALLKMGLGDMFNLATADFTRMTDERLCVSKVLQKVKIEVDELGTKGAAATAAVMFSRMAVEEITLDRPFLFLIQHKQTGTVLFMGQFNQPQQQ, encoded by the exons ATGCTTTGCGTTTATACCTTCCTCTTGCTGACTTTGAGTGGAGCAGCACTGGGctccctgcaggacaaacagacCGACTTTGGCCTGAAGGTCTTCTCAATGCTGGCCCGTGATTCTGTGGACCAGAACGTGGCTTTGTCCCCATATGGCGTGTCCTCTGTCCTGGCCATGGCTCAGCTCGGTGCTGCTGGGAATACCCGAAAGGCCTTGACCGCTGCCATGGGCTTTTCCCTGCAAG AGCGAGGGATGTCTCGGCAGCAGCGTCTCCTGCAACGGGACCTTTCCAGTGAGGTTGCTGTGGATACAGCCAGCGGGGTCATGgtggagaggaagatgagcctggaGAAGGGGTACCGCAGAGCCCTGGCCAAGGCCTTCCAGTCCCACCCCAACCAGGTGGACTTCAACAAGCCAGACCAGGCCGTCAGCATCATCAACTCATGGGTCTCAGACCACACTGCAG GGGCCATCCCAGAGTTCCTAGCACCTGGATCTCTGACTGATGAGACCCGCCTGGTCCTCCTCAATGCCCTCCACTTCCAGGGCCTCTGGAAGGTCCCCTTTGATCCCAAACTCACCCAGGAGAGGATGTTCCACTGCGCCAACGGCAGCAACGTGCCCGTGCACATGATGACACTCACCAACCGCTACAACTATG GCGAGTTTGTGACTGCTGACGGGATAGACTATGATGTCATCGAGGTCCCGTACGAGGGCGACAGACTGAGCATGCTCCTAGTGTCGCCCTTTGAACCCGAGGTGCCACTGAGCACGCTCAGTGCTGATTTGAGTAGTAAAACGATTAAGCAGTGGAGACGGGAGCTGAGGAGTGTCAAACGGCAGCTGGCCATGCCCAG GTTCACTCTGAATTCTGAGGTGAATTTGAAGGCTGCTCTGCTTAAGATGGGTCTGGGAGACATGTTCAACCTGGCTACTGCTGACTTCACACGCATGA CGGACgagaggctgtgtgtgtcgAAGGTTCTTCAAAAAGTGAAGATCGAGGTGGATGAGCTAGGAACCAAGGGAGCAGCAGCAACGG CTGCCGTCATGTTTTCTCGTATGGCAGTTGAGGAGATTACTCTGGACCggcccttcctcttcctcatccagcacaaacaaacag GTACTGTTCTGTTCATGGGTCAGTTCAACCAGCCTCAACAACAGTAA
- the ap1s1 gene encoding AP-1 complex subunit sigma-1A — translation MRFMLLFSRQGKLRLQKWYTATAERDKKKMVRELMQIVLARKPKMCSFLEWRDLKIVYKRYASLYFCCAIEEQDNELITLEVIHRFVELLDKYFGSVCELDIIFNFEKAYFILDEFLMGGEIQDTSKKSVLKAIEQADLLQEEDESPRSVLEEMGLA, via the exons ATGCGTTTCATGCTGCTTTTCAGCCGGCAGGGGAAGCTGCGGCTGCAGAAGTGGTACACGGCCACGGCCGAGCGCGACAAGAAGAAGATGGTGAGGGAGCTGATGCAGATAGTGCTCGCCCGCAAGCCCAAGATGTGCAGCTTCCTCGAGTGGAGGGATCTAAAGATTGTCTATAAAAG GTACGCCAGCCTGTATTTCTGTTGTGCAATCGAAGAGCAGGACAATGAGCTGATCACGCTTGAAGTCATCCACCGCTTCGTAGAGCTTCTGGATAAGTACTTTGGCAGC GTGTGTGAGCTGGACATCATCTTCAACTTTGAGAAGGCCTACTTCATTCTGGATGAGTTCCTGATGGGAGGAGAGATCCAAGATACGTCCAAGAAGAGCGTCCTCAAAGCCATTGAACAAGCCGACCTTCTTCAGGAG GAGGACGAGTCGCCCAGGAGTGTGCTGGAGGAGATGGGCTTGGCGTAG
- the snapc2 gene encoding snRNA-activating protein complex subunit 2 isoform X3: MKPPPRKRTKPDRQLTPDPPPTKKPVRWQRSELKNVLKALQILYRKSAGNRDIDYAYLQKHVRTRSITEFQTLVDFLKDNILSLVSLKLKKRRFQEQSVRKPIDMWTEMASVIAGRREEAITSAFSQMLMVSSTEPCTLRNSDPPQTLPVRPIKVERPGTSTTCPVLLLKTPGPAQGPGIRPNRTQAVSVLNGQPHLSTTAGTSAASTPTPQSASTPSPALPSAQSPTTISASSPSAPPSSGPHAALSSSATGQAPVPSTAPPSSAATHLFSSPPAACYAKFGCTSKSTTKNNPRVFGAMGAVDFEKIYCYLSSIHQPKNDCHLTPMESAIMLDLLMSLPEELPLLDCKKLHKRLIQISACRKQRLFCEMYKFLSCTADSKMAQQMFEELKEGLCAGGDEQANREQSPAQAGGGKNPQPDEAESQSSGSTDAPGQSGDWVLCPPLNPFMVPLKLLMRK; encoded by the exons ATGAAGCCGCCGCCTCGGAAACGTACAAAACCAGATCGCCAGCTGACTCCTGACCCGCCGCCGACGAAGAAGCCCGTTCGATGGCAACGGAGCGAGTTGAAGAACGTGCTGAAGGCCCTGCAGATCCTCTACCGAAAGTCTGCAGGGAACCGCGATATCGACTACGCTTACCTGCAGAAACACGTCCGCACCCGGTCCATTACAGAG TTCCAGACTCTGGTGGACTTTTTGAAGGACAACATACTCTCATTGGTGAGCTTAaagctgaagaagaggaggttTCAGGAGCAGAGTGTCAGAAAGCCCATCGACATGTGGACAGAAATGGCTTCCGTCATTGCTGGGAGGCGCGAGGAAGCCATCACCTCGGCTTTCTCCCAG ATGCTGATGGTGTCGTCCACAGAGCCGTGCACGCTAAGGAACTCTGACCCCCCTCAGACACTCCCTGTGAGGCCGATCAAAG TTGAGCGTCCCGGCACCAGCACCACCTGTCCTGTCCTGCTACTCAAGACCCCGGGTCCCGCTCAGGGCCCCGGCATAAGGCCTAACCGAACCCAAGCGGTTAGCGTGTTAAACGGCCAGCCACATCTTTCTACCACAGCTGGAACTTCAGCTGCCAGCACCCCCACCCCTCAGAGTGCCTCTACCCCCAGTCCAGCG CTACCCTCGGCGCAAAGCCCCACCACcatctccgcctcctctccatCAGCACCCCCTTCATCCGGTCCTCACgcggccctctcctcctctgctaccGGCCAGGCTCCGGTCCCCAGCACAGCACCGCCCTCCTCCGCTGCCACCCACCTGTTCTCCTCGCCCCCTGCGGCATGCTACGCCAAGTTTGGTTGCACCAGCAAGTCCACCACAAAAAACAATCCCAGGGTGTTCGGCGCCATGGGTGCAGTGGACTTTGAGAAGATCTATTGCTACCTGAGCTCCATCCACCAACCAAAAAATGACTGCCATCTCACCCCCATGG AGAGTGCCATAATGTTGGACCTGTTGATGTCTCTTCCTGAGGAGCTCCCCCTATTAGACTGCAAGAAACTGCACAAACGTCTGATCCAG ATTTCTGCATGCAGAAAGCAACGCCTGTTCTGTGAG ATGTACAAATTTCTGTCCTGCACCGCTGACTCCAAGATGGCGCAACAGATGTTCGAAGAGCTGAAGGAGGGACTTTGTGCCGGAGGAGACGAACAAGCAAACCGTGAGCAGAGCCCCGCTCAGGCCGGCGGGGGGAAGAACCCGCAGCCCGATGAAGCTGAGAGCCAATCCTCAGGGAGCACTGATGCACCGGGCCAATCTGGGGACTGggttctctgcccccccctcaacccTTTTATGGTGCCACTGAAACTGTTAATGCGTAAATAG
- the snapc2 gene encoding snRNA-activating protein complex subunit 2 isoform X4, protein MKPPPRKRTKPDRQLTPDPPPTKKPVRWQRSELKNVLKALQILYRKSAGNRDIDYAYLQKHVRTRSITEFQTLVDFLKDNILSLVSLKLKKRRFQEQSVRKPIDMWTEMASVIAGRREEAITSAFSQMLMVSSTEPCTLRNSDPPQTLPVRPIKVERPGTSTTCPVLLLKTPGPAQGPGIRPNRTQAVSVLNGQPHLSTTAGTSAASTPTPQSASTPSPALPSAQSPTTISASSPSAPPSSGPHAALSSSATGQAPVPSTAPPSSAATHLFSSPPAACYAKFGCTSKSTTKNNPRVFGAMGAVDFEKIYCYLSSIHQPKNDCHLTPMESAIMLDLLMSLPEELPLLDCKKLHKRLIQMYKFLSCTADSKMAQQMFEELKEGLCAGGDEQANREQSPAQAGGGKNPQPDEAESQSSGSTDAPGQSGDWVLCPPLNPFMVPLKLLMRK, encoded by the exons ATGAAGCCGCCGCCTCGGAAACGTACAAAACCAGATCGCCAGCTGACTCCTGACCCGCCGCCGACGAAGAAGCCCGTTCGATGGCAACGGAGCGAGTTGAAGAACGTGCTGAAGGCCCTGCAGATCCTCTACCGAAAGTCTGCAGGGAACCGCGATATCGACTACGCTTACCTGCAGAAACACGTCCGCACCCGGTCCATTACAGAG TTCCAGACTCTGGTGGACTTTTTGAAGGACAACATACTCTCATTGGTGAGCTTAaagctgaagaagaggaggttTCAGGAGCAGAGTGTCAGAAAGCCCATCGACATGTGGACAGAAATGGCTTCCGTCATTGCTGGGAGGCGCGAGGAAGCCATCACCTCGGCTTTCTCCCAG ATGCTGATGGTGTCGTCCACAGAGCCGTGCACGCTAAGGAACTCTGACCCCCCTCAGACACTCCCTGTGAGGCCGATCAAAG TTGAGCGTCCCGGCACCAGCACCACCTGTCCTGTCCTGCTACTCAAGACCCCGGGTCCCGCTCAGGGCCCCGGCATAAGGCCTAACCGAACCCAAGCGGTTAGCGTGTTAAACGGCCAGCCACATCTTTCTACCACAGCTGGAACTTCAGCTGCCAGCACCCCCACCCCTCAGAGTGCCTCTACCCCCAGTCCAGCG CTACCCTCGGCGCAAAGCCCCACCACcatctccgcctcctctccatCAGCACCCCCTTCATCCGGTCCTCACgcggccctctcctcctctgctaccGGCCAGGCTCCGGTCCCCAGCACAGCACCGCCCTCCTCCGCTGCCACCCACCTGTTCTCCTCGCCCCCTGCGGCATGCTACGCCAAGTTTGGTTGCACCAGCAAGTCCACCACAAAAAACAATCCCAGGGTGTTCGGCGCCATGGGTGCAGTGGACTTTGAGAAGATCTATTGCTACCTGAGCTCCATCCACCAACCAAAAAATGACTGCCATCTCACCCCCATGG AGAGTGCCATAATGTTGGACCTGTTGATGTCTCTTCCTGAGGAGCTCCCCCTATTAGACTGCAAGAAACTGCACAAACGTCTGATCCAG ATGTACAAATTTCTGTCCTGCACCGCTGACTCCAAGATGGCGCAACAGATGTTCGAAGAGCTGAAGGAGGGACTTTGTGCCGGAGGAGACGAACAAGCAAACCGTGAGCAGAGCCCCGCTCAGGCCGGCGGGGGGAAGAACCCGCAGCCCGATGAAGCTGAGAGCCAATCCTCAGGGAGCACTGATGCACCGGGCCAATCTGGGGACTGggttctctgcccccccctcaacccTTTTATGGTGCCACTGAAACTGTTAATGCGTAAATAG
- the vgf gene encoding uncharacterized protein vgf, translated as MNRYHNSSSALALLVLLTGASFLHLSTSKPINTPGVIDNHRYATPARDEERRSMQKEDSEEEEELFKDVDPKKLAAVLLEALNHSRVEQRQRQVEHGGMEGKMKNEIWGVKEEEADRSVRTMEGADRDRDGRQELELLMAAQQKKREREEEEERQKARAEEERMTEKVSSRTTSQTVQVQAERQPASLDGRGETGRIAAPQQGPNIPEQGSNEEEEQLSPEELKNLETMMKEFPRLNTATKSEEDSEQNQRESRGYSSYNDIIPINKGNNLAMSKKKLKWQEETQKGLNFPTFSRGNFMNDFEGDNNAGSNAAPSLPPPEQEVIADDGLQDEEEEEDEEVLSPEEEEAQAKAEQEEMRRQAAEAQRAKMEEEKLADIASDMLLRYMVKQNNGNKKYSSSLSNAAEDKRSNEEQEVTEEDDIDPQTIDKLIEISNKLHLPADDVVDIISDVEKKKKKDVPPEMASHWQRPSIPLASPFSSSKDFSSSQIPTSRNGFPVSKQPSPAVNLLKTWLQNKSPAKLQDVWSKPAKPLGANPNRWTRPQKPLSIKQDLWLKSPRPVWTGYPSYPHTYPSYYQRKQYPDFYPIYFPPPPRPKPRYYIPKPALTHNNFLENSRDNIYSFPPRRRYPSWVQPRLRTPPAVLHQRPYYTAYQYQPALIPKPRSPLRKPVIPSQQKYYYSDPAAAAATGDEDYYAAGKQPDSSNRDNLEKYIQQILMKRPLLD; from the coding sequence ATGAATAGGTACCACAATTCCTCAAGTGCCCTAGCCCTCCTTGTCCTCCTGACAGGGGCTTCCTTCCTCCATCTGTCCACCTCCAAGCCGATTAACACCCCTGGAGTTATCGATAACCATAGATATGCTACTCCTGCAAGAGACGAGGAGAGACGATCAATGCAGAAAGAAGattcagaggaagaggaggagctctTCAAAGATGTGGATCCCAAAAAACTAGCGGCGGTTTTACTTGAGGCACTGAATCACTCAAGAGTAGAGCAAAGACAGCGGCAAGTGGAGCACGGTGGGATGGAAGGAAAAATGAAGAATGAGATATGGGgtgttaaagaagaagaagctgacaGGTCAGTGAGAACAATGGAGGGGGCAGACAGAGACCGAGATGGACGACAGGAGTTGGAGCTGCTGATGGCCGCGcagcagaaaaagagggagagagaggaggaagaggagaggcagaaagctcgagcagaagaggagaggatgacAGAAAAGGTCTCTAGTCGCACTACAAGTCAGACAGTCCAGGTCCAAGCAGAGCGGCAGCCCGCTAGTCTGGATGGAAGAGGGGAGACCGGCCGGATTGCTGCGCCACAGCAGGGGCCAAACATCCCTGAACAAGGCagcaatgaggaggaggagcagctcagCCCAGAGGAGTTAAAGAACCTTGAGACCATGATGAAGGAGTTTCCTCGTTTGAACACGGCCACTAAAAGTGAGGAAGATTCAGAGCAAaaccagagagagagcagagggtACAGCAGCTACAACGACATCATACCAATCAACAAAGGCAACAACCTCGCCATGTCTAAGAAGAAACTGAAATGGCAGGAGGAGACGCAGAAAGGACTCAACTTCCCAACCTTCAGTAGAGGCAACTTCATGAACGACTTTGAGGGCGATAACAACGCTGGTAGCAATGCAGCACCGTCACTGCCTCCTCCGGAGCAGGAGGTGATTGCAGATGATGGActgcaggacgaggaggaagaagaagatgaggaggtGTTGAgtcccgaggaggaggaggctcaagCCAaagcagagcaggaggagatgaggaggcagGCGGCCGAGGCACAAAGGgccaagatggaggaggagaagttagCCGATATCGCCTCTGACATGCTGCTGCGCTACATGGTCAAACAGAACAATGGGAACAAGAAGTATAGCTCGTCCCTGTCCAACGCTGCGGAGGACAAGAGGTCCAATGAGGAACAGGAGGTGACAGAGGAGGATGATATCGATCCGCAGACCATCGACAAGCTGATCGAGATCTCCAACAAGCTGCACCTACCTGCTGATGACGTGGTTGACATCATCAGCGAtgtggaaaagaagaagaagaaagacgtgCCGCCCGAGATGGCGTCTCATTGGCAGCGACCTTCAATTCCGCTAGCTTCCCCATTCTCCTCATCCAAGGATTTTTCATCATCGCAGATTCCAACCAGTCGAAATGGCTTCCCCGTCTCCAAGCAGCCCTCCCCAGCTGTCAATCTCCTCAAAACATGGTTACAGAACAAATCGCCAGCCAAGTTGCAAGATGTCTGGAGCAAACCTGCAAAGCCTCTGGGCGCCAATCCGAATCGTTGGACCAGACCTCAGAAGCCTCTGTCAATTAAACAGGACCTCTGGCTAAAATCACCGAGGCCAGTTTGGACAGGCTACCCTTCTTACCCCCACACATACCCGTCCTACTACCAGAGAAAGCAGTACCCGGACTTCTACCCAATCTATTTCCCCCCTCCGCCGAGACCCAAACCCCGTTACTACATTCCTAAACCTGCTCTCACCCATAACAACTTCCTTGAGAATTCCAGGGACAACATCTACTCTTTTCCTCCCAGACGACGTTACCCCAGCTGGGTCCAACCTCGGCTTAGAACCCCCCCCGCGGTCCTCCACCAGAGGCCATACTACACCGCCTACCAGTATCAGCCGGCACTCATCCCCAAACCTCGCTCCCCTCTTCGAAAGCCTGTGATCCCATCTCAGCAGAAATATTATTACTCAGACCCGGCGGCAGCCGCAGCAACGGGGGATGAAGATTACTATGCTGCTGGAAAGCAACCAGACAGCAGCAACCGTGACAATCTGGAGAAATACATACAGCAAATACTCATGAAGAGGCCACTGTTGGACTGA
- the snapc2 gene encoding uncharacterized protein snapc2 isoform X1, whose amino-acid sequence MKPPPRKRTKPDRQLTPDPPPTKKPVRWQRSELKNVLKALQILYRKSAGNRDIDYAYLQKHVRTRSITEFQTLVDFLKDNILSLVSLKLKKRRFQEQSVRKPIDMWTEMASVIAGRREEAITSAFSQMLMVSSTEPCTLRNSDPPQTLPVRPIKVERPGTSTTCPVLLLKTPGPAQGPGIRPNRTQAVSVLNGQPHLSTTAGTSAASTPTPQSASTPSPAVKILVAPAPSPQPASRTSSPVPGTPGSGSAAPVKTQNVDSSLIQTTQLPSAQSPTTISASSPSAPPSSGPHAALSSSATGQAPVPSTAPPSSAATHLFSSPPAACYAKFGCTSKSTTKNNPRVFGAMGAVDFEKIYCYLSSIHQPKNDCHLTPMESAIMLDLLMSLPEELPLLDCKKLHKRLIQISACRKQRLFCEMYKFLSCTADSKMAQQMFEELKEGLCAGGDEQANREQSPAQAGGGKNPQPDEAESQSSGSTDAPGQSGDWVLCPPLNPFMVPLKLLMRK is encoded by the exons ATGAAGCCGCCGCCTCGGAAACGTACAAAACCAGATCGCCAGCTGACTCCTGACCCGCCGCCGACGAAGAAGCCCGTTCGATGGCAACGGAGCGAGTTGAAGAACGTGCTGAAGGCCCTGCAGATCCTCTACCGAAAGTCTGCAGGGAACCGCGATATCGACTACGCTTACCTGCAGAAACACGTCCGCACCCGGTCCATTACAGAG TTCCAGACTCTGGTGGACTTTTTGAAGGACAACATACTCTCATTGGTGAGCTTAaagctgaagaagaggaggttTCAGGAGCAGAGTGTCAGAAAGCCCATCGACATGTGGACAGAAATGGCTTCCGTCATTGCTGGGAGGCGCGAGGAAGCCATCACCTCGGCTTTCTCCCAG ATGCTGATGGTGTCGTCCACAGAGCCGTGCACGCTAAGGAACTCTGACCCCCCTCAGACACTCCCTGTGAGGCCGATCAAAG TTGAGCGTCCCGGCACCAGCACCACCTGTCCTGTCCTGCTACTCAAGACCCCGGGTCCCGCTCAGGGCCCCGGCATAAGGCCTAACCGAACCCAAGCGGTTAGCGTGTTAAACGGCCAGCCACATCTTTCTACCACAGCTGGAACTTCAGCTGCCAGCACCCCCACCCCTCAGAGTGCCTCTACCCCCAGTCCAGCGGTAAAAATACTCGTTGCGCCTGCTCCATCTCCACAACCCGCCTCGCGGACATCAAGCCCGGTCCCGGGCACGCCCGGTTCTGGCTCTGCGGCGCCGGTAAAGACTCAGAACGTTGACTCGTCTCTCATCCAAACCACCCAGCTACCCTCGGCGCAAAGCCCCACCACcatctccgcctcctctccatCAGCACCCCCTTCATCCGGTCCTCACgcggccctctcctcctctgctaccGGCCAGGCTCCGGTCCCCAGCACAGCACCGCCCTCCTCCGCTGCCACCCACCTGTTCTCCTCGCCCCCTGCGGCATGCTACGCCAAGTTTGGTTGCACCAGCAAGTCCACCACAAAAAACAATCCCAGGGTGTTCGGCGCCATGGGTGCAGTGGACTTTGAGAAGATCTATTGCTACCTGAGCTCCATCCACCAACCAAAAAATGACTGCCATCTCACCCCCATGG AGAGTGCCATAATGTTGGACCTGTTGATGTCTCTTCCTGAGGAGCTCCCCCTATTAGACTGCAAGAAACTGCACAAACGTCTGATCCAG ATTTCTGCATGCAGAAAGCAACGCCTGTTCTGTGAG ATGTACAAATTTCTGTCCTGCACCGCTGACTCCAAGATGGCGCAACAGATGTTCGAAGAGCTGAAGGAGGGACTTTGTGCCGGAGGAGACGAACAAGCAAACCGTGAGCAGAGCCCCGCTCAGGCCGGCGGGGGGAAGAACCCGCAGCCCGATGAAGCTGAGAGCCAATCCTCAGGGAGCACTGATGCACCGGGCCAATCTGGGGACTGggttctctgcccccccctcaacccTTTTATGGTGCCACTGAAACTGTTAATGCGTAAATAG
- the snapc2 gene encoding uncharacterized protein snapc2 isoform X2, which yields MKPPPRKRTKPDRQLTPDPPPTKKPVRWQRSELKNVLKALQILYRKSAGNRDIDYAYLQKHVRTRSITEFQTLVDFLKDNILSLVSLKLKKRRFQEQSVRKPIDMWTEMASVIAGRREEAITSAFSQMLMVSSTEPCTLRNSDPPQTLPVRPIKVERPGTSTTCPVLLLKTPGPAQGPGIRPNRTQAVSVLNGQPHLSTTAGTSAASTPTPQSASTPSPAVKILVAPAPSPQPASRTSSPVPGTPGSGSAAPVKTQNVDSSLIQTTQLPSAQSPTTISASSPSAPPSSGPHAALSSSATGQAPVPSTAPPSSAATHLFSSPPAACYAKFGCTSKSTTKNNPRVFGAMGAVDFEKIYCYLSSIHQPKNDCHLTPMESAIMLDLLMSLPEELPLLDCKKLHKRLIQMYKFLSCTADSKMAQQMFEELKEGLCAGGDEQANREQSPAQAGGGKNPQPDEAESQSSGSTDAPGQSGDWVLCPPLNPFMVPLKLLMRK from the exons ATGAAGCCGCCGCCTCGGAAACGTACAAAACCAGATCGCCAGCTGACTCCTGACCCGCCGCCGACGAAGAAGCCCGTTCGATGGCAACGGAGCGAGTTGAAGAACGTGCTGAAGGCCCTGCAGATCCTCTACCGAAAGTCTGCAGGGAACCGCGATATCGACTACGCTTACCTGCAGAAACACGTCCGCACCCGGTCCATTACAGAG TTCCAGACTCTGGTGGACTTTTTGAAGGACAACATACTCTCATTGGTGAGCTTAaagctgaagaagaggaggttTCAGGAGCAGAGTGTCAGAAAGCCCATCGACATGTGGACAGAAATGGCTTCCGTCATTGCTGGGAGGCGCGAGGAAGCCATCACCTCGGCTTTCTCCCAG ATGCTGATGGTGTCGTCCACAGAGCCGTGCACGCTAAGGAACTCTGACCCCCCTCAGACACTCCCTGTGAGGCCGATCAAAG TTGAGCGTCCCGGCACCAGCACCACCTGTCCTGTCCTGCTACTCAAGACCCCGGGTCCCGCTCAGGGCCCCGGCATAAGGCCTAACCGAACCCAAGCGGTTAGCGTGTTAAACGGCCAGCCACATCTTTCTACCACAGCTGGAACTTCAGCTGCCAGCACCCCCACCCCTCAGAGTGCCTCTACCCCCAGTCCAGCGGTAAAAATACTCGTTGCGCCTGCTCCATCTCCACAACCCGCCTCGCGGACATCAAGCCCGGTCCCGGGCACGCCCGGTTCTGGCTCTGCGGCGCCGGTAAAGACTCAGAACGTTGACTCGTCTCTCATCCAAACCACCCAGCTACCCTCGGCGCAAAGCCCCACCACcatctccgcctcctctccatCAGCACCCCCTTCATCCGGTCCTCACgcggccctctcctcctctgctaccGGCCAGGCTCCGGTCCCCAGCACAGCACCGCCCTCCTCCGCTGCCACCCACCTGTTCTCCTCGCCCCCTGCGGCATGCTACGCCAAGTTTGGTTGCACCAGCAAGTCCACCACAAAAAACAATCCCAGGGTGTTCGGCGCCATGGGTGCAGTGGACTTTGAGAAGATCTATTGCTACCTGAGCTCCATCCACCAACCAAAAAATGACTGCCATCTCACCCCCATGG AGAGTGCCATAATGTTGGACCTGTTGATGTCTCTTCCTGAGGAGCTCCCCCTATTAGACTGCAAGAAACTGCACAAACGTCTGATCCAG ATGTACAAATTTCTGTCCTGCACCGCTGACTCCAAGATGGCGCAACAGATGTTCGAAGAGCTGAAGGAGGGACTTTGTGCCGGAGGAGACGAACAAGCAAACCGTGAGCAGAGCCCCGCTCAGGCCGGCGGGGGGAAGAACCCGCAGCCCGATGAAGCTGAGAGCCAATCCTCAGGGAGCACTGATGCACCGGGCCAATCTGGGGACTGggttctctgcccccccctcaacccTTTTATGGTGCCACTGAAACTGTTAATGCGTAAATAG